The following proteins are co-located in the Paludisphaera rhizosphaerae genome:
- a CDS encoding DUF1559 family PulG-like putative transporter: METIRLPRRAFTLIELLVVIAIIAVLIALLLPAVQAAREAARRAQCTNNLKQIALGAVNYESANSVFPPSVLTQGTNPTLIGFSSLLRICPFIEQNAPFNAANFSQAFFGEANWTVPGIVISTFNCPSDPTAMKTEAIQFGPPTFKQAHSHYSGVVGPWNAFGGTYGATGLVLDPAIPQYAKGAIIAGPVSIASITDGTSNTMMYSENGHGVFSSTTQPLIHIWSGSDPTSTALETRFAPNWGRKYSDPANDPGNNALQKFAILDAMSFHPGGVNVALCDGSVRFLKDSIGSWTIATPQINGLPPGATNASPYGMTLPAGVGFGIYQALSTRNGGEVLSADQY; encoded by the coding sequence ATGGAAACGATCCGCCTTCCGCGACGGGCTTTCACCCTGATCGAACTGCTCGTGGTGATCGCCATCATCGCCGTCCTCATCGCGCTCTTGCTGCCGGCCGTGCAGGCCGCCCGCGAAGCCGCCCGCCGCGCCCAGTGCACGAACAACCTCAAGCAGATTGCTCTCGGCGCCGTCAATTACGAGTCGGCCAACAGCGTCTTCCCGCCGTCGGTGCTTACTCAGGGAACCAACCCGACGCTCATCGGCTTTTCGTCGCTGCTGCGGATTTGCCCGTTCATTGAGCAGAACGCCCCGTTCAATGCGGCGAATTTCTCGCAGGCGTTCTTCGGTGAAGCTAACTGGACGGTTCCGGGCATCGTCATCTCGACGTTCAACTGCCCGAGTGACCCCACCGCGATGAAAACCGAGGCGATCCAGTTCGGTCCGCCGACGTTCAAACAGGCCCACTCGCACTACTCGGGAGTCGTCGGCCCCTGGAACGCCTTCGGCGGGACCTACGGCGCGACCGGCCTGGTCCTCGACCCGGCGATCCCCCAGTACGCCAAGGGCGCCATCATCGCCGGCCCGGTCTCAATCGCCTCGATCACCGACGGCACCAGCAACACGATGATGTATTCGGAGAACGGCCACGGCGTCTTCAGCTCCACGACCCAGCCGCTTATCCACATCTGGAGCGGCTCCGACCCCACCTCGACCGCGCTCGAGACCCGGTTCGCCCCCAACTGGGGCCGCAAGTACTCTGACCCCGCCAACGATCCCGGCAACAACGCCCTGCAGAAATTCGCCATCCTCGACGCCATGAGCTTCCACCCCGGCGGCGTGAACGTGGCCCTCTGCGACGGCTCGGTCCGCTTCTTGAAGGACTCGATCGGCTCCTGGACGATCGCCACGCCGCAGATCAACGGCCTTCCCCCCGGCGCGACCAACGCCAGCCCGTACGGCATGACCCTGCCCGCCGGCGTCGGCTTCGGCATCTACCAGGCCCTCTCCACCCGCAACGGCGGCGAGGTCCTCAGCGCAGACCAGTATTGA
- a CDS encoding 3-keto-disaccharide hydrolase has protein sequence MKAQLSLAALLTIALVAPVRDDDWRPDAGFRSLFNGHDLTGWCFRAKVDGKAPKVGEVTEKFDGKTASSDDGRYSARDGVLTVNFPKGKERLISAMYTVEEFPGDFTLKLEFRASVNADSGVFIRKPQLQCRDYLVAGPYKELKSYKPQEWNLIEVVAKNGVARCTCNGEVLEAEFKLPETGPIGLEGDRGQMEYRHIQIK, from the coding sequence ATGAAAGCGCAGCTCTCCCTCGCCGCCCTGCTGACCATTGCACTCGTCGCCCCCGTCCGCGACGACGACTGGCGGCCCGACGCCGGTTTCCGCAGCCTCTTCAACGGTCACGACCTGACCGGCTGGTGCTTCCGCGCCAAGGTCGACGGCAAGGCGCCGAAGGTCGGCGAGGTGACCGAGAAGTTCGACGGCAAGACCGCCTCCAGCGACGACGGCCGCTACTCGGCCCGCGACGGCGTCCTCACCGTGAACTTCCCCAAGGGGAAGGAGCGGCTCATCTCCGCGATGTACACGGTGGAGGAGTTCCCCGGCGACTTCACTCTCAAGCTGGAGTTCCGCGCCAGCGTCAACGCGGACAGCGGCGTCTTCATCCGCAAGCCGCAGCTCCAGTGCCGCGACTACCTCGTCGCCGGGCCGTACAAGGAGCTCAAGAGCTACAAGCCCCAGGAGTGGAACCTGATCGAGGTCGTCGCCAAAAACGGCGTCGCCCGCTGTACCTGCAACGGCGAGGTCCTCGAAGCCGAATTCAAGCTCCCCGAGACCGGCCCCATCGGTCTGGAAGGCGACCGCGGCCAGATGGAGTATCGTCACATCCAGATCAAGTGA